The region CAATACTTGCAGATAATGTTATTGTCAGTGACGGAGCAAAAATTTTAGGACCAATTATAATTGGTGAGAATACTGTGATTGGTGCCGGTGCTATTATTACTAAAGATGTACCAGCAAATAGTGTTGCATATGGTGTTAATCAATTTAAGCCAAAGAACCCTGATTATGACCTTGTATTTAATAACAATATGGTTTCAAGAAAGCTCAATATAGAAGCCAATGAAACACTTGTAGAGAGATTTAACAAGTCAAAAAAACATCATTAAATTTCGGCTATTTGAAGTATAGAAGTTAATGAACATGGTGGTGTGTCATTAGCGTTGATTCCTTATGATTAGAAGAAAAGAATATTTAAGTATATTAGATATAATACTCACTATCTAGAGTACGGTTCTGTTGCAAAGTTATAAATAAGAAAAGCCAACACTTTTCACCAGGCCACTTTAAGCTGGTATTCCCATTAGTTGCTTGAGTTCATCGCATACTGAAAAGTCGAAGAGATTTCTTCGACTTTTTTTGTATAAGGCATGGACTGTTTCCATCCCTTTAATTGTCGTTGACGCGGTCCTTATGGACCGGTATAATTTGTGTCTTTTCTTGATAGGTCGATAACACGGTGTGCGAGAACTTTTCGCGATTTAGGTTCATAAAGACTAGCTAAATACACCCACTTATTTTTGACAGGGATGTAGGTAATATCTGTTAATAAGACCCTCGATTTATCATCCAACTCTTTAATTAGATTAGGACGCTGGGCATACTCAGTGTGAGCGGTCGGTTTCTTTTTCTTTTTAACCATTATAGATTTAATCCCAAGTTCCACCTGGCAAGTGAATTAGCAGACCGCTCGGTCTGGCTTAGAGATACAATGGATTGTTTAAACTCTTCTGAGTATCTTGTCGCTCTTTTTCTGGTTGTCATAATAAAAAACTCCTATAATGTATTATAGCGAACAAATTGTCCACAATCACATTATAGGAGCCACAATTGTTTGCTAAGGTTAGGGCATATATAGGAGGAACTATTGAGGATAAAGACGCAATGTACGGCAACCGCCCAAGAGGGAATTGCATTTTTGAGTCATCTATCTGCCTACAAGTTCGACACGTATCTCAACCAAATTTAGGTCTGATTTGATTATTTGGTAAGTAAACAGGTTAATTTAAAAGAGGGGGGAATCTTGAGTCAATTTGGTGTGTCTTTCAATGGAAAACATATTTAAGCTCGCAAATGACGAAGCGAGAACAAGCGTTCGCATCCCTTTGTTTTTGTCCTAGACATTGCTCAAAAAACACATTTTAAGGTTAAAAATCGTCTAGTTGGCAGTCTTTTTAATATAAACCAACAAGTATTGTCCTAACAATTCAACCATCCTATCACTTATCAAGTTAGATCTTAATCGGTTTAAAGTTGGGAATTCCTATCAAATAGATAGGAGTTAACGGTTATTTGGGATAATTTACAAGGGATGGCAGAAATATTACCAAATGAAGACGTTATCACCGAGTTAGCTAAGCAAATTAACTAGTTTAACTAGTATCATTTTTTTAGTCGAGGAGTGAGACAAGAGTAGGGCGATTAGAAAATTGGAGGCACAATATGAAATGACAGTGTACAAAGATAAAACGAAATTGCTATCAGATGACGACTCACATCATTATTTAGACTCTATCACGAAACAACTAGCAACCTACTTGCTTGAAAAAATATTTGGCAAAGATGTTCGGGAATCGTTCAGTTAGCTTCGGGTGCAAAAAAGAGGCAAGAGATGCTAGAGGAATGCTATGATGAACAAATTACTGGGCATACAGAACGATCCTCTCAAAAAAATCATCTCTTTAAGGTTAGATTTTTTTGAGGACTACCTTGCTAAACAAATTCCAAGTGGATTTAAAGTAGTTGTCGAGCACAATGATGATTTACAACCTCTCTCAACGATTTTGACTGTTAAAACTATAGGGGGCAATTTCTTTAAAACCATAAAAATATCACTTTTTTAATAAAAATGAGAAAAAAGGAAAAAACTTTAATGTTATTTTAAAGGTGAAACTAGCTAATATAGTTATGGCTAATCTAAAAAAAGATAAGAAAACCCTTGACGTGAGGGTGATAAATAGATACGATAAGACAGGAAAAAAATTAAATCATAAAAAAATGCCCCCATGACTATGAGAGGCTGCATTATTTAATGAGAAAATAAAAAAGTTTAGCAGGGGGAATCCGGATGAAGGATAAGAGTTATCTATGGCTAATTGCCATGTATTTGGTACAAATCGGAGCTTGGACATCACTAGGAACAGGTAATATTTTATTAGTTATTGCAACATTTATGGCATTGACCTGCGTTTTTTTAATCGCCAAAGGTAATAAATGGAATTTTGTTTTAGGCCTAATTAGTAGTTTTATTTTTATGATTAATGCGTGGGATAATGGAATTAAAGGCGAGGCGCTTGTTCAAATGGGTTATATTCTTTTCGATATTTTTGGTATTTATCTCTGGTATCGTTTTGGTAAAAATTATGATTCTGATAGTAAAACGATTAATTTACCAACTACAGAAGTTGCCCTAGCAATAATAACGACAATCGGAGTCTTTTTATTGCTTTTAGCAAGTGTTGCCAATTCATGGATTGATGCAACAGCAGGGGCTGTTGGGTTGCTGGCAATGTATTTCACTGCCCGCAAATATACCTATGCTTTTGTTGTTTGGGTTTTAGCGAACATCTTTCAAGTCGCGGTCTGGGTTAGCCTGCATCATACGGACGGATTCGCAACGGGGATTATGTATTTTGTCTTTTTAATTAACTCGCTATATGGTTTATATATTTGGGTTTTTCAAAAAGAGCAGGTTATAAAATAAAAAAACAACATTAGGTTATTCAAACCTAATGTTGTTTTTTATTTTATGCTAAATCTTCCAAAGCTTGTTGGGCTAGTAAGTTTAAATAGTTCCAAGGACGATCAAAATGTGGTTGGAAGAAGAAGTCACTAATCGCTAAATCTTCTACGGTCATTTTATTTTGGATCGCTAGGGAAATGGTATTAGCAGACTGTGTAATATCATATTTAGACATTAGTTGTGCACCTAGAATGCGATGACTTTCTTTATCATAGACCAGTTTCATTTGAACATTTTCTGTTGATGGCATGAATTCTGGACGGTAATTATCTTCAAAATAAGTCGCTTGTACATTTAAACCAGCAGCTTTAGCACTAGCTTCTGTCATCCCGGTAGAGCCAATATTATAGCCGAATAGATGCAAGCCTGAAGTTCCTTGAGTCCCTCGATAAGCAATAGTTGGTTTTTCAATATTTTTACCAACTAAAAATCCTTGACGAACTGCATTAGTCGCTAAGGGAATATAAGCTGGTTCATCAGTTGGATTGTAATGAACGACAGCCGCATCTCCAGCAGCGAAGATGTCAGGGTTACTTGTTTGCATGTATTCATTAACGATTATCGCACCATTCGGTAAACGATCAACTTGGTTAGCTAGTAGTTCTGTCATTGGTTTAAATCCGATACATAGAATCACTAGGTCAGTCCCGTATTTACCATGACTTGTTTTTACATGTGTTACTTTTCCCATCTCGCCACAAAATTCAGATACTTGTTGATTCAAAGCTAGAGTAACGCCTTGCTTCACCAATTCATTTTCTAAAACATCTGTCAATTCTTGATCAAGATACTTATTAAGGATACGGTCCAATCCGTCGATTAGTGTGATATTTTTCCCCTGAAGTGCAAAGGCTTCAACTAATTCGATCCCAATATAACCAGCGCCAACGACAGTAATTCGTTTCGCATTTTCTGAGCGTTTGATAATTTCTAGAGCTTGGTTATAATTTTTACATAATAAAACATTTTGTTGCTCAATACCTGGAATAGGTGGTGTAAGCGGCCAAGAACCTGTCGTCATAACTAAACGATCATAGCTCTCAATCGTTTCTGCTGCGGTCATTAAATCTTTAATACGTACTATTTTTTTAGCAGCATCTATTTCTAACACATCGTGTTGCATGTTAACTTTTGCACCTAAACTAGTTAATTCCTCTGGACTTGAATAAAACAAGCTAGCTGGATCTTTCACAATACCGCCAACATACATAGCAATTCCACATGAAAGGAACGATACATTATCATTTCTTTCGTAAACGACTACCTCAGCATCTGGTTGTTCTTTTAAAATATTTTTAACTGCCGATGTACCGGCATGCGTACATCCTACAACAACAATTTTCATTGTATTGCCCCCTAAATTTAATAGTGCTAACTAGCACATGATAAAAATATCACAACTTGATAATGAAGATAAAGCTTTATGCTTGTGAAATAGTCTTATTTTATAATAGGTACTAAAAATATGAAGTAAGTTAATTTTTCCTTATCAGTTGCAAGTTTAAAAAATTACAGGTAAACTATTGTTGAATGGTCTATACATTATGAATTTTAAAGGGGTTAAGAAAATGATAAAAAAAATAACAGAGTTACCCGATAAAGAGCAGATGTTACGTTTAAGTGAGTACGCGTTTAATTATTCAGGTTCTCCTGATCGCAATGAACGTTTACTAAAATCGATGGAATCGACTGATAACTGGGGGGCAATGACTAACAACCTCTTGACAAGTCACATGATGTCCTTTCCGTTTGAAGTTAATATCAATGGTAAAATCATGAAAATGGCTGGCATTGGTAATGTCGCTAGTTATCCTGAATACAGAGGAAATGGCGGTATTCGTCAATTGTTCAATAGTGTATTCGAAGACTTACGAGAAAAAAAAGTTCTCCTTTCTTACTTAGCACCATTTTCACAAGAATTTTATCGTAAGTTTGGCTACGAAGTCGTTTTTGAAACAGTCGATTGTTTAGTTTCTAGTTCTGATATAACCAAATTACCAATTGAAAAGACTGGTTATATCAGACGAGTTGACAAAAAAGACCCAAAATGGCGAGCTGTTATCAAAAAACTATATGACAACAGTTTAGCTTTAGCACACGGCAGTGTCCAGAGAGAAGACTGGTGGTGGGAAACTAAGTTAAGTTACCGAAAAATACATGAAGTTGCTGTTTCATTTGATGACCAAGATAATCCTACTGGTTATTTACTTTATGAAATGAATGGTTCTGAAATGGTTATTCACGAGGCGAGTTATCAAACTATTCAAACAGCTAGAAAGTTAGCCTCGTTTGTTGCCTCTCACAGTGGAACTTTTGAAACATTTCGCTATCAAGCTTCTTTAAATAATAAGTTATCACTCTTATTTCCTGATACAAGGGTTGTCAAACAAACGATTGAACAAGGCATGATGGTTAAAATCGTTTCCTTTGACTATTTCCTTGAACACTATCCATTTAAAAATGGAAGTGACTTAAACATATCGATAGCAGTAGAAGATCAGAGTTGTACTTGGAATCACGGAACATGGCAGTTAATTATCAAAAATAATCAAACAAGTATTGTCAAACTATCAAATACACCAGAGAAGGATGCTGATTTAATCGGTTCTATTCAGTCTTGGACACAAGTTTTGATGTCTCATTCATCGTTAGAGACACATACTTTTTTAGAAACTATCAAAGTGAATAACTTAGAAAACTCTCTATTAATGAAAGAACGTCTAAACGATGCCCAACCAGCATTATACGATTATTTTTAGAGAAAAAGACCTTGAGATTTTTATTAAATCTTAAGGTCTTTTTCTCTAAATAAAGGCTCTTCCTCCGATCAAAATTTATTAAAATAGCATTAGAATAGCCATGTGATCTAATTTCTTAAAAAAGCTTGCTACGACAAGCTTTAACTTTTTTTTGCATATCAAACTGCAATTTAAGAATTGTTTGTTTTTTTTTAGGGGGTATAGTAAGTCTAAGGATATCCAAAAATATAAGTTATTGCGAGGGATTTTTTGTGAAAAAGAGTAATAAAAAAATCAAAAAAAGTTTAATTAGTTTAGCAGCACTGATCGTTATCGGTACTGGAGGTTATAGTCTGGCAAATACTTTCTTAGTCTGGGGCGGGGAAGATGATGTTGAATCAATCTATGATTCTGTCAAACATCTTGACAAGATCTTGACATCAAAATCAAGTAAATTAACTAAAACCCAAGAAGAAGTAGATCAGTTGACTAATAATTTAACTTCAGCTGAGAAAGACCGAAGTGAGGCAGCTGAAAAAGTTAACCTAATAGAGCAAGAAAAAATAGAATTAACTGAACAATTAAACCAGAGAGAGACTCAAGTTAAAGCATTGGAAAATGAACGTGAAGAATTAATTACAGCATCAGATGAATTAGAGCATCAATTATCTGAATTGAAAAAAGATAAAGCGACTAACACCCAAAATAAAGAAGTGATGCAACAAAAAATAAATGAGTTGCAGCATGCTTTAGACCTTAAGACACAAGAAGTTAGAGAACGTGATGTTATTCTTGATCAAAAATTATTAAAACAACAAGAATTAGAAAAACGATTGGCAGAAGAATCAGAAACTTATAAAAAAGAATTAGCAAGAGCGCAAGAGGCATTTGAAGAATACGATCAAATTATTGCTAGTTTGGAAGAGGAATTAGCTAATAAAAAAGGTGAAGTCAATGATATGGCATCACAATTAACTGATTTAAAAAATGAAAAAATAAATTTGACAGAAAAATATAATCAACTTAATAATGATAAATCTGATACTGATCAAAAATTAGAAAAGGCATTAAAAGATGTCTCTGATTTAGAAACATACGTTAAATCAATTGAAGAGAAGCATAACGATCAAATAGAATAAGATCGACTTATCATTTAACAAATAACCCTTTTATCTTTTAATTCGCAATTGAAAGATAAAAGGGTTATTTAATTTCTTTACTATTCGAGGGAAATAGGTTTTATCCAAACAATCAAATAACCTAAATTTTAGGATAAGATAGCTATCGATAAACACTTTATTAAAAAAAAAAAATAACGTATCATAACTACTATCGACTATATAAATAAAATATATCTATTAAATAAAGAAAGTAGGTTATCTATGTTAACTGTTAAGACTTTAAATAAATATGAAGGTTACTTTGCTAATCCTGACATCGCTCAAGAAATCAATATAACGAGATTGGTTGATCGTTCAGGTCGCTTAGTTAAACCTTTTAAAAATGTTGCTATGGTTATCACTTATCCATCATGGTCAATGGATGGATTTGAGGAAAAAAAAGAACACTGTGGGCTAATTATAACTGAACAAGTATACGAGGAATATCTAGATACTATCCCGCAATACATCGTTCCTAAT is a window of Vagococcus intermedius DNA encoding:
- the pnuC gene encoding nicotinamide riboside transporter PnuC, whose protein sequence is MKDKSYLWLIAMYLVQIGAWTSLGTGNILLVIATFMALTCVFLIAKGNKWNFVLGLISSFIFMINAWDNGIKGEALVQMGYILFDIFGIYLWYRFGKNYDSDSKTINLPTTEVALAIITTIGVFLLLLASVANSWIDATAGAVGLLAMYFTARKYTYAFVVWVLANIFQVAVWVSLHHTDGFATGIMYFVFLINSLYGLYIWVFQKEQVIK
- a CDS encoding FAD-dependent oxidoreductase, which gives rise to MKIVVVGCTHAGTSAVKNILKEQPDAEVVVYERNDNVSFLSCGIAMYVGGIVKDPASLFYSSPEELTSLGAKVNMQHDVLEIDAAKKIVRIKDLMTAAETIESYDRLVMTTGSWPLTPPIPGIEQQNVLLCKNYNQALEIIKRSENAKRITVVGAGYIGIELVEAFALQGKNITLIDGLDRILNKYLDQELTDVLENELVKQGVTLALNQQVSEFCGEMGKVTHVKTSHGKYGTDLVILCIGFKPMTELLANQVDRLPNGAIIVNEYMQTSNPDIFAAGDAAVVHYNPTDEPAYIPLATNAVRQGFLVGKNIEKPTIAYRGTQGTSGLHLFGYNIGSTGMTEASAKAAGLNVQATYFEDNYRPEFMPSTENVQMKLVYDKESHRILGAQLMSKYDITQSANTISLAIQNKMTVEDLAISDFFFQPHFDRPWNYLNLLAQQALEDLA
- a CDS encoding GNAT family N-acetyltransferase, yielding MIKKITELPDKEQMLRLSEYAFNYSGSPDRNERLLKSMESTDNWGAMTNNLLTSHMMSFPFEVNINGKIMKMAGIGNVASYPEYRGNGGIRQLFNSVFEDLREKKVLLSYLAPFSQEFYRKFGYEVVFETVDCLVSSSDITKLPIEKTGYIRRVDKKDPKWRAVIKKLYDNSLALAHGSVQREDWWWETKLSYRKIHEVAVSFDDQDNPTGYLLYEMNGSEMVIHEASYQTIQTARKLASFVASHSGTFETFRYQASLNNKLSLLFPDTRVVKQTIEQGMMVKIVSFDYFLEHYPFKNGSDLNISIAVEDQSCTWNHGTWQLIIKNNQTSIVKLSNTPEKDADLIGSIQSWTQVLMSHSSLETHTFLETIKVNNLENSLLMKERLNDAQPALYDYF